The window GGATGGATCTTTCACGACCCCGAGATACTTCCGCCGACGGAGGCCAATGCGATTGCCGAGGAAGACGCAATGAAGAGGCAGATGGCTCTGAAGGTTGTGCGAACGAGTACATTTACTGGGCTATGCATGATTCTTTCGATCTCTTTTCTATCTTCTGCTGATCTTTGTCGTGCTCTTTGCGCGTGTGCTCTCTGGGCCGCTATTGAACGGTGATGGGAACGTTGACTGTGGTCTGGATCTGCGATGAATCGGTGCCGGAGGTGCCTGTGACCACGATGACGTAGCTTCCTTTTGGAGTGCCGGAGCTGGTTGGTGCTGCTGTGCCGCTACATCCACGGAGAAGTACAGGATGCCTACGGAGAGAAGGGCGAGCAGCAGGTTTCGATAACGCTTGCGTGTGGGGACGAGGAACAGAAGAAGACCAGCAAGACTGATGCTGCCGCTTGCAGCCAACCAGCCGGGCCGGTCTGTCTCTCGGATCGCTGCGGAGTGGGGCGGGGTGGTGTTGACTCTCAGGACGGCTTGTCCGGTTCCGGTGATGGACCCTGGGTCGATGAAGCAGGCCGACTGGACGAGAGTTGCGGGCATCGTGCAGGTGAGATTGATGAGTGCTGTGTATCCATCGGCCACGTTGACGGCGACATTGGCGAGCGCGGCTGCTCCGACAGGAGCTATGGCTCCGGTGGAAGCAAGGGCGAAGATGGAGATGGTGATCGGGAGCGGCGATGAGACTGATTCTGCGTAGGTGGAGTCGCCTTGATAGAACGCAGTGAGGTTGCTGGTTCCTGCGGTGCCGGTGACGGGTGTCATGAGGATGGCGTGTCCGCTTACGAGGGTGACTGGGTTGCCAACGTTGATGCCGTTCAGTTGAAACTGAACGCTGCCAGTTGGAGTCGAGCTGCGTGTCGCTGCATCGACGACGTTGGCCGTGAGGCTGGCGTTGGGCGTGATGCTGCTGGCAGAGGTCGTTGCGGTGATAACGGACGAGGCGCCTGCGGGAAGGACCTCGATCGCGCCCATCATGCCTGAGTCTTCGTGTTGAAGGATGTGGCAGTGGTAGACGAAGGTTCCGACGATGTTGGGATCACGGAGGTCCATCCGCACCGTGATGCTCGGATAAGCGCCCTGCCCGTTCCAGTAAGGGATGTCGTAGGTGTCGCGAATCGCTGGATCGTTTACCGCTACTCCATTGACGGCCATTACTTGGAAGTGAATCTGGTGAATGTGGAAGATGTGATCTTCCATGGCGCGATTCTGGATTACCCAATCTTCGACGGTGCCGGAGTGCACGATGATATTTGGGGCCTGTCCCATGGTGTAGGCTGCGGGCGTCATGCCCTGCTGAGTGATGAAGAAGGTCGTCGGGCTGTTTGGATCTGTGGGGTCCTGAAGCTGCTCGGAGAAGTAGAGATTGCGCTGGGCAACGGGCGTGGTTTGGGGCAGCGATGAAAAACGGCGCACCTTTACCTCTGCGGTTGCTGTAGGGCTCGCAGCACTGACTGGCTGGAGGATCGGTAAGGCTGGGGCAGAAGTGCTCGCGACAACATCTGCGATGGGTCGCGTTGGATCGTAGTCGCCGTCGGGGCCGGTGTTGACGTAGTTCGTGATTAATTGCGCGCTCTGCCCGAGAGCGGGAGTAGTGACGACAAACTCAGCGCGGCTGCCGGGAGGGAGGAGTACGGAGCTCTCCTGGATAGACCCCCGGTGATTGGCACGCCGTCGATGGCAACGACAGTAAGCTGCTGTGCAGTGCCGGCGACGACATATTGCAGATTGAAGATCGTGTCGGCAGCTGAATTGAGAACTCGCCAAAGCTGTTGCTGGTTGGGGGCGACGGGCAGTGCGGGAGTATAAGCGGGAAAGTTGACGGGGACGTTGTCGAGCGAGATATCCGATGCCGGAACGTTTGTGGCGTTTTGCTCGGAGACGGGAACGAGGAGATTCCGCAGAACGAGTGTCTGCTCGGGGAGACCGACGAAGGACAGATTGGCCTGCTGGATGCCCTCGACGATGATCGCGCCGGTAGCACCGCCCTGCACTTGGCCTTCGCTGAAGCCGTGCGGATGAGGGTGATACCAGTAGAGACCGGACGGCTCATTGAGGGGAATCTGCACGGAGTAGTCGAACTCCTGTCCCGGCTGCACCAACGTGTTGACGACTTCGTCGGAGTGGCAGACCGGGGTTACGTTCAGCCCGTGGAAATGAAGGTTACTGACAGAGGCGGACATAGCTTCGCCGTTGCAGGGCGAGCTGTCACTCGTGTCATGCAGCGTCACCTGCATGCTCGCAGATCCTGTCTTTGGCGAGGAATGAGCCATGGATGCCATATCCGGCATGACTTCGGGAACAACTGGAGCCAGCCCCGTAGGCAGCTGGTTGTAAAGTGGATCAAGAGTGTGTCGCCCGGATTGACCCGCAGCGTGGGCGAGACGAGGCCGCTGCTCGTCACATAGCAATACCGCTGACGCCCTGCGGCATCCACATCCGTCTGCAGATTCAGAGTGACTTCGAGGACGCCGTTCTGACTGAAGAGGTCGGCGGGAGCTGCAACAGTCGAACTGGCTGAGAGGTCAGGGCACACCCCGGCAGCGGACGAAGCAAGCCGTCCAGCCGCCAATTTCTGTATGTCTTGTGCGGATATCGCTCCACGTCCTGCTGCCCGTAAGCGGTCCTTACAGAGATGCAGGGTGCGAGAACGATTATGAACAGGAGCAATTGGCTATATCGACGAAAGACTTCGACCTTGAGAGCGTCGGACGTGCATTTTTGTTCACAAAAAAAAATCTGAGGTACGGAAATTCTCCAAAAGCCGATTTCAAAATCGATCCGCATATGGGACCAAAGGAGTCCTGTTTAATATGAGACTAATAGTCTTCTATTGAAGGCAAGTCTTCTATTACGGTGTCTAAGCTGGAAGGCGGGAATAGAACGATGCGACTGTTCAGTCTTCGAAGCTTCGCAGCCACAGGGAGGATGGAATGAATAGCATCGGGTGGCATGGGTTCACAGCAGTTCTCGTAGCACTCTCCTTGCTTGCACCCCCGAGGATGCCAGCACAAGATATGGTCGTCGGCGTGAACGTGGTCAATCCGATGCGCGCGACCTTGGCCAACCAAAATACTCTTCTCAGCGAGCTGAAAGCAGCGCAGGTACACGTGATCCGCTGTGGCATCTCGAACGACGACAAGGGCATTGATTTCGCCAGACGCGCCGCCGCACAGGGAATTCGCATCCAGTTGATCGTTGGCGCTGAGTACCCGCCCAATTCCCCCACGCGACCTTACCAGCCCAATTTGTTTCCCGCTATGTGGGGTGGGCACCCGCTCTCGTTTGCCGCCCCCGCACTTTCCAGAGTAGCCTTTCAAAAACTCTTCGATAGCTTGGATACGAACGGAATTAGTCTCGCTGGCATCGAACTCGGCAACGAGATCAATTGGGCCGCCTTCAACCCAGAGTTCCCTCTGCCCGGGGAAGGAAAGATTCTCAGCCTCGACGATCTAGCCCACGATTCGGAGGGCAAGCAGATTGCGAAGGGCTTTCTTCAATACATCAAGGTTCTGGGGGCTCTCAAAGAAGTTCGCGATCACTCTCGCCTCAACCGGAACGCGCCTATTATTTCTGCCGGTTTGGTGGGCGCCAAGGACGGAGATAAGCTGTACAACAACAAAAAGGAGGACATGGTCAGCCTGGCGGCAACGATCGCATTTCTCCGTGAACATGGCCTCGATCCACTTGTGGATGCCTATGGGGTGCATATCTATCCCTCTACTGGGCAACCTGGCAACCCAATCGCTGCAGCGAAACGCGCGGCCAACCTCAACAACGTTGATCTCGCTCAGTGCCGCGCAAAAGGAAGCCCCGAAGGCAAGCCCTGCTGGATCACGGAGTGGGGATTCCCAAACGCAGACCTGTCGTGTCCCGCGAAGGAAGCTGATCGCACGCTCTCGTTAAAGAGCTGCGAGCGGACTTTGCCGCGGCCCAGCGTCGCATCGCGGGTATCGACTACTTCTCTTGGAACTCAGATCCATGGGCCAAGCAGACTGATCCCGACAGTATCTACCGTTGCGATGCGCTCACCGTGAGTGGCCGCCGAGCACTTGCGCCCGTCGGCCGGGAGTGAAGGCCGTGTTTACCCAGCGGCATTCTCACCTATTCGGGCGTATTGTCACTATCTGGAATAGGCTTCGCGCCGTTCTCAATGAGTGCCAAATCGCCGACTAACTCATCTAGAACCGATTAGCCCTGAGATTTCTGCTTATCAGGAAAAAACACCGTTAGGTACTTCACCCAATGTGCCACTATAACCGCGTTTAGAACAGCGTGCCTAACTGGCTGTCCGGTCTTTTGTCCTTACCGTTCCCATTCAACTGCTTGTCACCAGAAGCACATGTATCATGACTGATGTTTCGAGGTCGCTCAAAATCTTGCTCAATGAAATGCATTGGCACAATGGAGAATCACCTTCGGATTGAAAGTGATCCGCGCGCGGCAGATCTTGTACAGGTTCGGATAGTTTGGCTATACAGTTGGGGCAAGAGGCCATGCCGTGGCGCTAAACCCAATCTTCTTTCGCGTTCATCCGCGACTTCGCAAGTATGTTTCTCACTATCGCTTGCGGGACGGAAACTAGCTCAAGCTCAATGAGCGCATTGGCCTGTTCTCACTTATTAACCGGTATCCTATCTGCCCTTGACCGAGGAACGCATGGGTCTCTTGAGTTTGAGATCTCAGAAGTGCATCCCGAACCCGCGCGGAAATAGCGGTTGTGCTGAGTCATCTGGAAGATCGCTCTTCTGTTGTTCGACGGCCTCTGCGGAACTGGGGAGCTCGAACGGCAGGTGACCGGAGGGAGCGGTGGTGCCCTTGAGGAGATCGAGCAGTGGCTTGTCGTCGATGCCGAAGTCACCGAGGACCGCTGTTGCGTGTGGCATTACATCGGTCAGGATCAGGGGTCTTTCGAGCGTTGTGATGAAGATGCACGGAGTGGTGCTGCTCGCTTTCAGCAGCTCCGCGAAGGCGGGGTCCGTCGGGAGAAAGTTCAGGCGGCCTTCGTGTTGCCTTGATCCGAAGAAGTAACCCGGGTGTTCGCCCTGGAAGGGCGCGGGTGCGCGAATGATGGCGACCTCTGCCTGGCTCGGATCGGACACGACCTGCCAACCTGCTGCCTTTGCAGACTCCGGCCGTAAGCCGTAGAGATAGACCTTTAGCCCTGTTTTGGTGAGCGGGAGAAGCGGCTTGCGTGGCGCAGGTGCAAGTGCGTTCTTGAGCAGCACCACTGCGCTCGCTTGCGCGGCTTGTCCTGCCTGAACGAACTCCGGTTTGCCCACGACCGATTGAGCGCTACCTTCGTCTGCGTAGGGTTGCTCGAACAGGCCGAGCTGAAATTTCTGCACGAGAATGCGGGTTGCAGCTTCGCGCGCGCGAACTTCGGAGATGAGGCCGCTCCGGATGTCTTCGACGATGAGAGCGGCTTCCTCTGTACCACCGATCTGGTCGACACCTGCATTGATAGCCTTTGCGAAGCGCTGCGGCTTGGTGAGAGATTCAACCCCCCACGGCATGCCGATGTCTTTGGGGCTGGGCTTGGTGCCATTGGGCGCACCATTTTGACAGTTTTCGTTGCAGTCGCTGGTGATGCCCCAATCGCTGAGTACAACTCCACTGAATGCGTAGTGGCCACGCAGAAGGCCGGTGATCAACTGCGTGTTAAAGTTTGCGCCGACCTGTTCGAGCGGCTTCCCGTTGAGGGAGGCACCCTGCAGGATGGCGTAGGTGGGCATCACCGCGGCGACGTGAGCGTGGAATGCACCTTCAAAGGGGATGAGGTGGTAGGCGAGATGGTCGTCTTCGAAGGAGGCGTAGCGGCCGTAGAAGTTATGCGCGTCCCAGCCGTCCTTCTCTGCGCCGTATCCGGCCCAGTGTTTTACCACCGTGAGGACACTGTTGTGATTGAGGCCATCTTCGCCGTTCTGCATGCCTGCGACGTAGCCTTCTACGAGGCGTTTCGCGAGTTTGGCATTGGATCCGAAGGTGCCGTTCGAGCGTGCCCACCGCGGTTCGGTTACAAGGTCTGCCTGGGGCGCCAGAGATTCGCGTATGCCCACCGCGAGATACTCCTGTCGTACCGTATCCGCAAATTGACGAACGACTGCGGGGTCTCCGATAGAAGCGAAGCCGAGCGGTTCGGGCCAAAGTGAGAATACGGCGTCTGAAGAGCTGGCTCCGAGCACCTCTTGGAAGTGACTTCGAGGGTCGGTCGAGATGGTGACGGGTACACCGAAGGCGCTCTTCTCCGCGATCTCCTGCACGTGATTATTTTGCGCGGCCAGAGTTCGGGCGTCGGTGCTCAGTCGCGTGATGAAGCTGTTCACGCGTTGCTCCACGACCAGGCCGCGGATTCGATCGAGATCGTAGGCATTGCCGCGGCCAAGATCTCCGGCCGCCGGCAGCGTGCCATGCACCATCAGGCCCGCCACGTCTTCAATCCGCATCCGAGCGACGAGATCGGCGGCCCTGGTTTCCGGGGAGAGCCGCCAGTCCTCATAGGGGTCCAGCTTTCCGTTATGGTTCATGTCCTTGAACTCGAGGCCATCGACGGTCAGCAGTGCATCGGTTCGGTATCCAAATGCAGGTTGTGGAGTTGTGGGCGAAGTGCTTTGTGCACCTGCGGTGACCGCGAAGGCCGAGAGAGCCAGGACGAAGCGATATGCGTGCATGTAGGGCCGACCAGGAACCTGGAGATGAAAGCTATGCGTTCGCGAGGAAGTATACCCCAGGCGGTCTCACCGTCCGGCCATACTCCTTGGAGTCATCCACTATGATGAGACCGTTCTATAACCTTCACCCCGGAGCGCTCGTGCCAAACATCAAAGTATCGAGACGGGACTTTATTGCAATGAGTGGAGCAGTTGCCATTGAAGCCGCGATTGGACATGCACAGAAGTCCGAGAAACGTCTTTATGCCTTCGTCAGCTCGTGGACGAGCGGACCGAACGGTGGAGGAGATGGCGGCGGTATACACGTATTTTCCTTTGACGAGGAAGACGGATCACTTCGCTTGCTGAGCAGCATCGCACCGGAATTGAATGCTGGATACATCTGCCTTTCGCCGGACGGGAAGCAGCTGTATTCGACGGACGAGCGCAAAGATGCCGGCCACCAGCCGGGAGCTGGAGGAGCCGTTGTAGCGTTTGAAGTCGACCCAACAACCGCGGCTCTAAAACGACTCGATACAGTTCCCAGTATGGGGGCGTTTCCCGCCTTCATCAGCGTCGCTCCCGAT is drawn from Edaphobacter lichenicola and contains these coding sequences:
- a CDS encoding multicopper oxidase domain-containing protein, whose translation is MRRFSSLPQTTPVAQRNLYFSEQLQDPTDPNSPTTFFITQQGMTPAAYTMGQAPNIIVHSGTVEDWVIQNRAMEDHIFHIHQIHFQVMAVNGVAVNDPAIRDTYDIPYWNGQGAYPSITVRMDLRDPNIVGTFVYHCHILQHEDSGMMGAIEVLPAGASSVITATTSASSITPNASLTANVVDAATRSSTPTGSVQFQLNGINVGNPVTLVSGHAILMTPVTGTAGTSNLTAFYQGDSTYAESVSSPLPITISIFALASTGAIAPVGAAALANVAVNVADGYTALINLTCTMPATLVQSACFIDPGSITGTGQAVLRVNTTPPHSAAIRETDRPGWLAASGSISLAGLLLFLVPTRKRYRNLLLALLSVGILYFSVDVAAQQHQPAPALQKEATSSWSQAPPAPIHRRSRPQSTFPSPFNSGPESTRAKSTTKISRR
- a CDS encoding multicopper oxidase domain-containing protein, with the protein product MAHSSPKTGSASMQVTLHDTSDSSPCNGEAMSASVSNLHFHGLNVTPVCHSDEVVNTLVQPGQEFDYSVQIPLNEPSGLYWYHPHPHGFSEGQVQGGATGAIIVEGIQQANLSFVGLPEQTLVLRNLLVPVSEQNATNVPASDISLDNVPVNFPAYTPALPVAPNQQQLWRVLNSAADTIFNLQYVVAGTAQQLTVVAIDGVPITGGLSRRAPYSSLPAAALSLSSLLPLSGRARN
- a CDS encoding cupredoxin domain-containing protein, yielding MAAGRLASSAAGVCPDLSASSTVAAPADLFSQNGVLEVTLNLQTDVDAAGRQRYCYVTSSGLVSPTLRVNPGDTLLIHFTTSCLRGWLQLFPKSCRIWHPWLIPRQRQDLRACR
- a CDS encoding glycoside hydrolase 5 family protein yields the protein MNSIGWHGFTAVLVALSLLAPPRMPAQDMVVGVNVVNPMRATLANQNTLLSELKAAQVHVIRCGISNDDKGIDFARRAAAQGIRIQLIVGAEYPPNSPTRPYQPNLFPAMWGGHPLSFAAPALSRVAFQKLFDSLDTNGISLAGIELGNEINWAAFNPEFPLPGEGKILSLDDLAHDSEGKQIAKGFLQYIKVLGALKEVRDHSRLNRNAPIISAGLVGAKDGDKLYNNKKEDMVSLAATIAFLREHGLDPLVDAYGVHIYPSTGQPGNPIAAAKRAANLNNVDLAQCRAKGSPEGKPCWITEWGFPNADLSCPAKEADRTLSLKSCERTLPRPSVASRVSTTSLGTQIHGPSRLIPTVSTVAMRSP
- a CDS encoding glycoside hydrolase family 3 protein, whose amino-acid sequence is MHAYRFVLALSAFAVTAGAQSTSPTTPQPAFGYRTDALLTVDGLEFKDMNHNGKLDPYEDWRLSPETRAADLVARMRIEDVAGLMVHGTLPAAGDLGRGNAYDLDRIRGLVVEQRVNSFITRLSTDARTLAAQNNHVQEIAEKSAFGVPVTISTDPRSHFQEVLGASSSDAVFSLWPEPLGFASIGDPAVVRQFADTVRQEYLAVGIRESLAPQADLVTEPRWARSNGTFGSNAKLAKRLVEGYVAGMQNGEDGLNHNSVLTVVKHWAGYGAEKDGWDAHNFYGRYASFEDDHLAYHLIPFEGAFHAHVAAVMPTYAILQGASLNGKPLEQVGANFNTQLITGLLRGHYAFSGVVLSDWGITSDCNENCQNGAPNGTKPSPKDIGMPWGVESLTKPQRFAKAINAGVDQIGGTEEAALIVEDIRSGLISEVRAREAATRILVQKFQLGLFEQPYADEGSAQSVVGKPEFVQAGQAAQASAVVLLKNALAPAPRKPLLPLTKTGLKVYLYGLRPESAKAAGWQVVSDPSQAEVAIIRAPAPFQGEHPGYFFGSRQHEGRLNFLPTDPAFAELLKASSTTPCIFITTLERPLILTDVMPHATAVLGDFGIDDKPLLDLLKGTTAPSGHLPFELPSSAEAVEQQKSDLPDDSAQPLFPRGFGMHF